From Drosophila suzukii chromosome 2R, CBGP_Dsuzu_IsoJpt1.0, whole genome shotgun sequence, a single genomic window includes:
- the LOC108019932 gene encoding uncharacterized protein isoform X2: MRSICGLLPLLLLLCRVYDGGSKFVSPTRHTDLSSTIIVVEDAKACFRRVLAGKRIAPHFVRRSISCERVEECMRECGRERRFMCEGFNYRLDPSGHGQGDCELVEMPLAQMDLYSSPDRRDANLLRHPDYDYYERDRNAPSSCRRSACQDCSKGPVSSQPVYFKPSGGGGGFGDRDRDRDRDHYRPPSSTAVDHYRGPSGPPGSSYEHRPPFSSEFHGSHSSHSSSSSASSYEFSSHGSGSSSGSSSGYFGHTPPSSYGGDHPYVDRHDPPSYRPGRPDRWETLPSSSGYDSSAYRPPRPETDRIDKYRPPYRPGSDFSPYRPPSRPSHNYLDRDGAGPPGPPSSYKKPNKFVPYLIGGEDNWGHYGGSYGGNSKHSSSSSSLYWGLTESQRRKDQQDFNYFQLGAPHRESNSVLSYPGSGYEEDYPRRRNDYRQQWTRRPGQDECSAKTSEGFRLHKTAVKHAYNVPTLTECERLCSDQRPSFICHTYSYRYNQAGRDNCMLCDRPINMLDYYVDIEPDRDYDIYSMADDMDVCRQPPPRRHDTAGPNPGPSTALSDPRNAQCFFRAIDATRFFKSIVRDSLTVRSVGECEMECIRSTKFTCRAFAFRYGQQRHAGVIDNCQLSDWPVRDMDKERHLILDAAFDIFERASYGHGCEIQPIVDEKHKKLCYLGYGSPARLLPPAIKKVISVPSEMACKKECIRFRETTPFKCFAFSYGSHASSFNCELSDLDQTELKQDVHYAHTKDRDFWLFAWNPFDWTCRDKVNTIGGSRVNNDRRMDIFREPGDVAWRHYTVSGKPCRRSSPCAKNLITGFYSCETDASEVGSWDYCCKADHPCGYSKGFDYPWCFVGDESDQWRKCSDRYFPGKNGTQPTHSHLGLPSGKEKQKHPLPHPHHSQPATAASSEYSQHPPRPGGLQSLSDFAAARLWPVTYLYSEGPPNATEFSNFVDCNKESC, encoded by the exons CCTGCTTCCGGCGAGTCCTGGCCGGAAAGAGGATAGCCCCCCACTTCGTGCGCCGCTCCATATCCTGCGAGCGCGTGGAGGAGTGCATGCGGGAATGCGGCCGGGAGCGGCGATTCATGTGCGAGGGCTTCAACTACCGGCTGGATCCCTCGGGTCACGGCCAGGGCGACTGCGAGCTGGTTGAGATGCCGCTGGCCCAGATGGACCTGTACTCCAGTCCGGACAGGAGGGATGCCAACCTGCTGAGGCATCCCGACTACGACTACTACGAGAGGGACCGCAATGCACCAAGCAGCTGTCGTCGCAGTGCTTGCCAGGATTGCTCCAAGGGTCCGGTGAGCAGCCAGCCCGTCTACTTCAAGCCCAGTGGCGGCGGAGGAGGATTTGGAGATAGGGATCGGGACAGGGACAGGGATCACTATCGCCCGCCGAGCAGCACGGCCGTGGATCACTATCGCGGTCCATCGGGTCCTCCGGGTAGCTCCTACGAGCACCGACCGCCCTTCTCCTCGGAGTTCCATGGCTCGCACAGCTCGCATAGCTCGTCCTCCTCCGCTTCCTCGTATGAGTTCTCCTCGCATGGATCGGGTTCCAGTTCTGGCTCAAGTTCTGGATACTTCGGTCACACCCCGCCCAGCAGTTATGGCGGGGATCATCCCTACGTGGATCGTCACGATCCCCCAAGTTACCGCCCGGGCAGACCAGATCGCTGGGAAACTCTGCCGAGTAGCTCCGGTTACGACAGCTCTGCGTACAGACCGCCACGTCCGGAAACGGACCGCATCGACAAATACCGTCCACCCTATCGACCTGGCTCAGACTTCTCTCCCTACCGACCGCCCAGCCGACCGTCTCACAACTACCTCGATCGAGATGGCGCAGGCCCTCCGGGACCTCCAAGCTCCTACAAGAAGCCCAATAAATTCGTGCCCTATCTGATTGGTGGCGAGGACAACTGGGGACACTACGGAGGCAGCTACGGCGGAAACAGCAAGCACTCCTCCTCATCATCCTCTTTGTACTGGGGTCTTACTGAATCGCAGAGGCGCAAGGATCAGCAGGACTTCAACTACTTCCAGCTGGGGGCGCCGCACCGCGAGTCCAACTCGGTGCTCAGTTATCCGGGATCTGGTTACGAGGAGGATTACCCTAGGCGGCGCAACGATTACCGTCAGCAATGGACACGAAGACCGGGACAAGATG AATGCTCGGCCAAGACCAGCGAGGGATTCCGGCTGCACAAGACGGCAGTAAAGCACGCCTACAACGTGCCCACCTTGACGGAGTGCGAGCGCCTGTGCTCGGATCAACGGCCCAGCTTCATCTGCCACACGTACAGCTACCGGTACAACCAGGCGGGCAGGGACAACTGCATGCTCTGCGACCGACCCATCAACATGCTCGACTACTACGTCGACATCGAGCCGGATCGGGACTACGACATCTACTCCATGGCGGACGACATGGACGTGTGCCGGCAGCCACCGCCCCGACGACACGACACCGCCGGTCCCAATCCCGGACCTAGCACAGCCCTCTCGGATCCGAGAAATGCAC AGTGCTTCTTCCGAGCAATCGATGCCACGCGCTTTTTCAAATCGATCGTGCGCGACTCGCTGACCGTGCGATCTGTGGGCGAATGTGAGATGGAGTGCATCCGCTCCACGAAGTTTACCTGCCGGGCCTTTGCCTTCCGTTATGGTCAGCAGCGACACGCTGGGGTCATCGACAACTGCCAGCTGAGTGATTGGCCGGTGAGGGACATGGACAAGGAGCGCCATCTCATCCTGGACGCAGCCTTCGACATTTTCGAGCGAGCGAGCTATGGACATGGATGCGAAATTCAGCCGATTGTGGATGAAAAGCACAAAAAAC TATGCTACTTGGGTTATGGATCGCCGGCTAGATTGCTTCCTCCGGCCATCAAGAAGGTGATTTCTGTGCCATCTGAGATGGCCTGCAAGAAGGAGTGCATCCGCTTCCGGGAGACGACTCCTTTCAAGTGTTTCGCTTTCAGCTATGG CTCCCATGCCAGCTCCTTCAACTGCGAACTATCCGATTTGGATCAGACCGAATTGAAGCAGGATGTTCACTATGCACACACCAAGGATCGAGACTTCTGGCTCTTCGCCTGGAATCCCTTCGACTGGACCTGCCGGGACAAGGTCAACACCATTGGGGGATCGCGGGTCAACAATGACCGGCGCATGGACATCTTCCGGGAACCGG GCGACGTGGCCTGGCGCCACTACACCGTGTCCGGAAAACCCTGCCGCCGGAGCAGCCCCTGTGCGAAGAACCTGATCACGGGCTTCTACTCCTGCGAGACGGACGCCTCCGAGGTGGGCTCCTGGGACTACTGCTGCAAGGCGGACCACCCATGCGGCTACAGCAAGGGCTTCGATTATCCCTG GTGCTTTGTGGGCGACGAATCGGACCAGTGGCGCAAGTGCAGCGATCGGTACTTCCCCGGCAAGAACGGCACCCAGCCGACGCACTCCCACCTGGGCTTGCCCAGTGGCAAGGAGAAACAGAAGCATCCACTCCCACATCCTCATCACTCGCAGCCGGCGACGGCGGCCAGCAGCGAATACAGCCAGCATCCACCTCGACCGGGCGGATTGCAGAGCCTCAGTGACTTTGCCGCCGCCCGTCTGTGGCCCGTGACCTACCTGTACAGTGAGGGCCCGCCCAATGCCACCGAGTTCAGCAACTTCGTCGACTGCAACAAGGAGTCGTGCTAG
- the LOC108019594 gene encoding probable cytochrome P450 6a14 gives MLLTLALLGVAIFLAYSFYHNSYTYWARKGVPYERPLPLIGNLKGIGSKYHFRDINQRIYDKFKGKAPIAGMFMFFKRTAMITDLDLIKQVLIKDFHHFQDRGLFNNPRDDPLTGHLLTLEGDEWKSMRQKLTPVFTSGKIKHMSGVVVEVGHRLADAMDKAVEETRVEYGDVEIKDLCARFTTDVIGSCAFGLECYSLQDPNAEFREKGRMVFEKPRHSMLVQAFIFTNAKLAKQLRMKALRDDLTDFFLSAVKNTVEYRIKNGIKRNDFMDQLIELRAEDQEEAKKGQGIDLSNGLSLEQMAAQAFVFFVAGFETSSSTMAFCLYELALQPEIQQKVREEIHSVLDGKEISYDALSEMTYLEQVLAETLRKYPIIAQLLRETNESYKVPNTDLVIEKGTSVLIPVHNIHHDADLYPEPERFNPSRFDPEESRSRHPFSYLPFGDGPRSCIGLRFGKMQAKIGLVSLLQRFRFGISKLTEVPLTLDTRSPTLSTKHGIHLKVERI, from the exons ATGCTGTTAACACTAGCATTACTGGGCGTGGCCATATTTTTGGCCTATAGTTTCTACCATAATTCCTACACCTATTGGGCCCGGAAGGGAGTTCCTTATGAGCGCCCCCTGCCGCTGATTGGAAACTTGAAGGGAATTGGGTCAAAGTACCATTTCCGGGACATCAACCAGAGGATCTACGATAAATTCAAGGGCAAGGCTCCCATCGCAGGAATGTTCATGTTCTTCAAGCGTACCGCCATGATCACCGATCTGGACCTCATCAAGCAGGTGCTAATCAAAGACTTCCATCACTTTCAAGATCGCGGCCTTTTCAACAATCCTCGAGACGATCCCTTGACAGGACACCTCCTGACTCTAGAGGGCGACGAGTGGAAATCAATGAGGCAGAAGCTCACACCTGTTTTCACCTCCGGGAAGATAAAGCACATGTCGGGAGTGGTTGTGGAGGTGGGTCATCGCCTGGCCGATGCAATGGATAAGGCCGTAGAGGAGACCAGAGTGGAGTACGGCGATGTGGAGATCAAGGATCTCTGTGCCCGGTTCACCACGGATGTCATTGGGTCGTGCGCCTTTGGCCTGGAGTGCTACAGTCTCCAGGACCCCAATGCCGAGTTCCGCGAAAAGGGTCGCATGGTCTTCGAGAAACCCCGCCACTCTATGCTGGTGCAGGCTTTTATATTCACCAATGCCAAGCTGGCCAAACAGTTGCGTATGAAGGCTCTACGCGACGATCTGACCGATTTCTTCCTGTCAGCCGTAAAAAACACAGTCGAATACCGCATCAAAAATGGCATAAAGCGAAACGATTTTATGGATCAGCTCATAGAGCTCAGAGCCGAGGACCAAGAAGAGGCTAAAAAGGGTCAGGGTATCGATCTGTCCAATGGATTGTCCCTGGAGCAAATGGCTGCCCAGGCCTTCGTGTTCTTTGTAGCTGGATTCGAAACATCCTCCAGTACGATGGCGTTCTGTTTATACGAGCTGGCTCTGCAACCCGAGATTCAACAAAAGGTAAGGGAGGAGATTCATAGTGTTTTGGATGGGAAGGAGATATCCTACGACGCTTTATCCGAAATGACCTATTTGGAACAGGTGTTGGCAG AAACGCTTCGAAAATATCCCATTATTGCGCAACTTTTGCGCGAAACTAATGAGAGCTATAAAGTTCCCAATACAGATTTGGTTATCGAGAAGGGAACTTCAGTTTTGATACCCGTACACAACATTCACCATGATGCTGACTTATATCCTGAACCGGAGCGTTTCAATCCCAGTCGCTTTGATCCGGAGGAATCGAGGTCCCGTCACCCATTTTCTTATTTGCCCTTTGGCGATGGTCCACGTAGTTGCATTGGCCTTCGATTCGGAAAAATGCAAGCCAAGATTGGTCTTGTATCCCTGCTGCAACGCTTCAGGTTCGGCATTTCAAAATTAACCGAAGTCCCCTTAACTCTGGACACCCGCAGCCCTACTTTGTCTACCAAACATGGCATTCATCTGAAAGTGGAGCGCATCTAA
- the Cyp6a13 gene encoding probable cytochrome P450 6a13, with amino-acid sequence MLTFLILVLTAVLLLYVKLSWHYAYWKRRGVAGETPVFFRGNMSGLGKELHWTDINLRIYGKFRGKERYCGYFTFLSKALFVMDLELIRKIMVSDFGSFADRGLFHNVKDDPLTGNLLFLDGPEWRWLRHNLTQVFTSGKMKFMFPTMVEVGEKLTQACHLQVGAIEAKDLCARFSTDVIGSCAFGLECNSLQDPESEFRRMGRSVTTNPLHSTLVQGLMFAQPDLARKLRFKLFRPEVSEFFLDTVRQTLDYRRRENIPRNDLIQLLMELGEEGAKDALSFEQIAAQAMVFFLAGFDTSSTTMSFCLFELALNHDVQDKLRVEVLEVLGRNNQKLTYESVQEMPYLDQVVAETLRKYPILPHLLRRSTKEYLVPDSDLVLESGTKIIIPVHSIHHDPELYPDPEKFDPSRFEPEEVKARPPFAYLPFGDGPRNCIGDRFGKLQVKVALVYLLKDFKFSRSKKTQVPLKFSSRTFLISTQEGVHLQMDRLASP; translated from the coding sequence ATGCTGACGTTCCTGATTCTCGTGCTGACCGCTGTACTTTTGCTATATGTCAAGCTAAGCTGGCACTACGCCTACTGGAAGCGCAGGGGCGTGGCTGGCGAGACACCCGTGTTCTTCCGCGGAAATATGAGTGGACTGGGCAAGGAACTCCACTGGACGGACATCAACCTGCGGATCTACGGGAAATTCCGGGGGAAGGAGCGCTACTGCGGCTACTTCACCTTCCTCAGCAAGGCCCTGTTCGTCATGGACTTGGAGCTGATCAGGAAGATAATGGTCAGTGACTTTGGCAGCTTCGCCGACCGCGGACTCTTCCACAATGTAAAAGACGATCCGCTGACAGGGAATCTCCTGTTCCTGGACGGACCCGAGTGGCGCTGGTTGCGCCACAACCTGACGCAGGTGTTCACCTCGGGCAAGATGAAGTTCATGTTCCCCACCATGGTGGAGGTGGGCGAGAAGCTGACGCAGGCGTGTCACCTGCAGGTCGGCGCGATCGAGGCCAAGGACCTGTGTGCCCGCTTCAGCACGGATGTGATCGGGAGCTGCGCCTTCGGACTAGAGTGCAATAGCCTCCAGGATCCGGAGTCGGAGTTCCGTCGCATGGGTCGATCGGTAACCACGAATCCCCTCCACTCCACGCTCGTACAAGGATTAATGTTCGCCCAGCCGGATCTGGCTAGGAAGCTGCGCTTCAAACTGTTTCGTCCGGAGGTCAGTGAGTTCTTCCTGGACACCGTTCGCCAGACATTGGACTACAGACGGCGGGAGAACATCCCACGCAATGACCTGATCCAGTTGCTCATGGAACTAGGCGAAGAGGGGGCCAAGGATGCATTGTCCTTCGAGCAGATTGCAGCTCAGGCAATGGTCTTTTTCCTAGCCGGGTTTGACACCTCATCCACCACCATGTCCTTCTGTCTGTTTGAACTGGCCTTAAACCATGATGTTCAGGATAAACTACGGGTTGAGGTCCTGGAAGTTTTGGGACGCAACAATCAAAAACTCACATATGAGTCCGTTCAGGAAATGCCCTATTTGGATCAAGTGGTGGCTGAGACCCTACGAAAGTATCCCATACTGCCTCATTTATTGAGACGCTCCACGAAGGAATATTTAGTACCGGATAGTGACTTAGTTCTAGAGTCGGGAACTAAGATAATAATACCTGTGCATAGTATTCACCACGACCCCGAGCTATATCCAGATCCAGAGAAGTTCGATCCCAGTCGCTTTGAGCCCGAAGAGGTCAAGGCCCGTCCTCCCTTTGCTTATTTGCCCTTTGGCGATGGCCCACGCAATTGTATAGGCGACCGTTTCGGAAAATTACAAGTAAAGGTGGCCCTTGTCTACCTCCTTAAGGACTTTAAGTTCAGCAGATCAAAGAAAACACAGGTGCCGCTGAAGTTTTCGAGTCGTACATTCCTGATATCCACACAGGAGGGAGTTCATCTGCAAATGGATAGACTTGCCTCACCCTAG